A single genomic interval of Anopheles marshallii chromosome 2, idAnoMarsDA_429_01, whole genome shotgun sequence harbors:
- the LOC128710090 gene encoding pickpocket protein 28-like — translation MDSRSVSNFELKAINAWDKRNFTRGIKSLFLEYCSNSTVHGVKYFGCKRRTLFEKLWWIATFLLSVYGCGRLIQNIYRKWDQTPVIVSFAEKSTPVWQIPFPAVTICPETKARSEYLNFTDVYFQMNETYRQEIANETYDRFRAVAQVCDAHILNGVSLNQTTDPSCVDLLRNVSMPLQRALFFCKWRNEGGFCDEFFTETITEEGICFTFNSQSAGEMLRLDELHDDYEYISEKRESPLWSLEQGYAENTDLNTYPVRVLGAGARAGLYVLLNLFEGDTDFICRGPVQGFKILLHTSSEYPQVSKQYYRVPLHQEVIISVKPQMITTSAGLRDYTPERRQCFFNHERHLKYFKVYTQQNCELECITNYTLHRCDCVKFSMPRDARTEVCGASKIQCYNDAEDELLEEDVKYIVDKSYDYRAKCNCLPACTSVQYDAEISQADLDWKSMFAAYRQSLGENEGAQFARLSIYFKEAQFITSKRSELYGVTDFLANCGGLLGLFMGVSLLSLVELIYFCSIRPFTILRAYRAKRRESNVFFEPPPIVEKAKDF, via the exons ATGGATTCGCGCTCCGTCAGCAATTTCGAGCTGAAAGCAATCAATGCGTGGGATAAGCGTAATTTTACGCGCGGCATTAAGAGCCTCTTTCTCGAGTACTGCTCCAACAGCACGGTGCACGGTGTGAAGTACTTTGGctgcaagcgacgaaccctgtTCGAGAA GCTGTGGTGGATCGCAACCTTCCTGCTGTCGGTGTACGGTTGTGGCCGGCTGATCCAGAACATCTATCGCAAATGGGACCAGACGCCGGTGATTGTGAGCTTCGCGGAAAAGTCCACACCGGTGTGGCAGATCCCGTTCCCGGCCGTTACGATCTGTCCGGAAACGAAGGCACGCAGCGAGTACCTTAACTTCACCGATGTGTACTTCCAGATGAACGAAACCTACCGGCAGGAAATAGCCAACGAAAC CTACGATCGGTTCCGTGCGGTTGCGCAGGTATGTGACGCGCACATACTCAACGGTGTCAGCCTGAACCAGACGACCGATCCGAGCTGCGTAGATCTGCTCCGGAACGTGTCGATGCCACTCCAGCGGGCACTGTTTTTCTGCAAATGGCGCAACGAGGGTGGATTTTGCGACGAATTCTTCACGGAAACAATCACCGAGGAAGGGATCTGCTTCACGTTCAACTCACAGTCGGCCGGGGAGATGTTGCGGCTGGACGAGCTGCACGATGACTATGAGTACATATCGGAGAAAAGAGAATCCCCACTGTGGTCACTGGAGCAGGGCTATGCGGAAAACACCGATCTCAATACGTACCCGGTGAGGGTACTGGGGGCCGGTGCCAGGGCCGGTCTGTACGTGCTGCTGAATCTATTCGAAGGCGATACGGACTTTATCTGTCGC GGACCTGTGCAAGGATTTAAGATCTTGCTGCACACGTCGAGTGAATATCCGCAGGTATCGAAGCAGTACTATCGCGTACCGCTCCATCAGGAAGTGATCATATCAGTCAAGCCGCAGATGATTACCACCTCGGCCGGATTGCGCGATTACACACCCGAACG ACGGCAGTGTTTCTTCAACCACGAGCGCCATCTGAAGTACTTCAAGGTGTACACGCAGCAAAACTGCGAGCTGGAGTGTATCACCAACTACACGCTGCACCGGTGCGACTGCGTCAAGTTCTCCATGCCGCGGGACGCGCGGACGGAGGTCTGTGGCGCCAGCAAGATCCAGTGCTACAACGATGCGGAGGACGAGCTGCTGGAGGAGGACGTCAAGTACATCGTGGACAAATCGTACGACTATCGGGCGAAGTGCAACTGCCTGCCGGCCTGCACCTCGGTCCAGTACGACGCCGAAATCTCGCAGGCCGATCTCGACTGGAAGAGCATGTTTGCCGCCTACCGGCAATCGCTCGGCGAGAATGAAGGGGCCCAGTTTGCCCGGCTGTCGATCTACTTCAAGGAGGCACAGTTTATCACGTCGAAGCGCAGCGAGCTGTACGGTGTGACCGACTTCCTCGCCAACTGTGGCGGTTTGCTGGGGCTGTTCATGGGCGTGAGTTTGCTCAGTTTGGTCGAGCTGATCTACTTCTGCTCGATACGCCCATTCACCATACTGCGTGCGTACCGGGCGAAGCGACGCGAGTCGAACGTCTTCTTCGAACCGCCACCAATAGTGGAAAAGGCGAAGGACTTTTAA